The Oryza brachyantha chromosome 7, ObraRS2, whole genome shotgun sequence genomic interval GTATATATgaatgatggagtatggatatTGTGTTAGATTGATAATTGATATGAagagagaatatattttagatgatcatataaatagtaatctagatgattaaatttagataatctCTTGAAAATGCTCTTCGAGTCACAAATCATACCAGCTACCGGGGAGCAATCGCTTAATAATGTTCCAAGCTCAAGAATCCAGATTTTAAAGCATAATAATGATTGAGACTCCTATATTAACtaagaacaaattaaaatatgactgtACCAAAGATAATACGATATTTAATCACTCCTCCGTTCCTCCCCTCTCAACTGTTTGCTTGTACCCCCGTTATCGAGATGTCTGTGTGAAGATGCATCTCCTCTCTCTGTATTCCTTCCCATCCGTTTAGTAAAATAACTAGTATTGTGACACACATGATTGTGTCTGATACAtcaaattatcaaaatatttttttttattttcgcaCGCACGGTTTTCAACCGCTAAACAATACGTTTTTTTACTATCGTCTCTATATAAAAACTCATTATCTAACATTTATAAAGTAGaactttttatgtttattatagttaatttcatttacACTATCAAATAGCTATacaaattagataatctttcatcataAAAGAACGTTGGCATCGTGCACCGATTAACTCTCCGTTTTGGACAGCCTTACATCACTAAGGGTGCATTTGGTTACCGCTTCATCCCTAACGATATCTCTCATCCAGACTAGGTTTAGCCTAGAAATAAAGGTACACATGCAACTATTTAGTTATTGTATCGGATTAATCTCATTAGCACAAAATTATGTTTGGTTGCATGCATGAGAGACACAGCCAATCaaagattttgtttggttgactCACACAGTATGTATGAGTACATGTATATTTGGTTGGGATGATTGGTCTACGAAGGAAAATTCCTACAATATAAACCAATTAAAATTTCCCATATCCTAAATTCAGCAAAATCATTATAGCAgcagtactatatatatacatattcaaataattatgttactatttatttattaacttTGGCCACTTGGTTTTTCTAGAAAACTATTACGtatgctaaaaaatatgttatattaataaagtGTGACGTACACATATACAAGTATACAACTTACATAATCATCAACTAACCATTCAAAggttattaatagtcaaagttaAAATAGTAATGATCAATACTGATGAGTAAATGGAGATgaatggagtatatatattctatactACACCCTAAGTATAACTTAGCTAAAACAAACCCCTCAAATCATACACACGAACTACTCTTCTGCCTCACATATTTCCTTTGCATAGTatttataggaaaatatttactGGAAGTTATGCTAAATTTATGTGTAGATCAATACTTTAACTGAAAAGAAGCACACTTATGATACGCATagtctatttaaaaaaaaatagccacGTATAAATACAGTAAACCAAACAACCTTAATAGGATGTCAAAACGCAGCCGGCCGGTTCCTATTCCTATTCCTGGCTGCCAATACTGCTATCAAACATTTTCGACAGTTACGTAATGCTCGCGCAATAACGAATCTACTGCGTGCCATACCGCCACGCAATTGAGCTATCTAGCTAGACGTAAGATGCCACTCACTCGAGGTTGGTTAATTAGGCATGGGCAAGCAAACTGGCCATGCATTTCTTGACTACTTGTGctgcatgcagcagcagcacggtgGCCGCCGCTTTCTCGATCGTGCGTGTGGAGCCCAGACGCGACCGGGCCGTGCCGTGCTCCGGCTCGGGTCGATCGGCTTGAACAGCACAACCCGGCTCGGTTGATCAGTGGATGGGGAATATTCGGCAACTGACACGTGTGAGCCTTATGCATGCTCAAGTCCGGCTAGTGCTTTGGAGGAATGATTTTGTTTGTCTGCGTGAGTCCAGTAATTTGGATGCATGTATGCTACTGCGCGATGTGATGGATTATGCGCTTCGAATGTCAAGAAAAACACATGGGCGATCGAGTGAACAATGTATCTTAgctagtactccctctatttcacaatgtaagtctttctagtattgtctaaatttatatgaatgttaattaatctagacacgtatatattatatatgttattcatacatgaatctaaacaacactagaaaaacttataatataaaacggaggtagcagtACTGTGGATGATTCGCTATGTGGATTTTTCGTGCTGTACAAGAGCACTAACTGGTATTAATCCGGTGCTTAGATGCCCAGATTGGTCGACAAATGTCCAGACCGCGTACATACATGCACCAATGTGCAAAACACCCGGCGGGCCTCAATCTGTCGGCAAATGCCATCGACCCGCATCGATTCCCTACCACACCCGGAAAACGGAGAGTGACCGTGGAGCCGCTCGGAGGAAACAACAACCGGACGAAGAGAAAATAACAAGCCAGCCCAGAGCACCAGCACCCAAAACCAAAAGTTCCCCGTTGATAGAGCCTGCAGTAGCAAGCAGCCTTTGTCCTGTTTCAGTCCACGATACTACGATCCATGTCGTACTGTGGTTGATGTTTGGTaggaccggccggccggccggcctagATGCAGAGCGCACCCACCTTCTCCCCGTAAACAAACACGTACGACGTGCCAGCCCCGGGACCCGAATCGATCGACCGGATCACGCAGacacaagaagaagaaaaacaaatatttatcgaAGCGTAACCGTGAAAGCGGCCGCCCGGCaaccccgcgcgcgcgcctgcggccgcagcagcagcgtcgTCAGCACCGCACGTACcgctataaaaaaattccgaaCGGCACCAGGGGGCGAAACGCGCGCCCCACCGCGAGAAGCTTCCCCTTCCTCCGCAGTTGCAACGCACCGGCCCGCGCGCGTATGTGCGTCTCGTCGGGGACGAGACGAGACGTCgcctcgcgggcgcgggcgaggggTCACGGCTTGGTTTGCCCGTTGTCCCGGCccgcgcgggcgcgcgggggTAGCTTTCGCTGGCCCATCCGTTTGACGGGATCACgcagtagcagtagcagcaacCGTGCCGTGCGTGGCGCGGACGTAGGAGATGTGGCAAAAGTGGCCGCATGCATCAACGCGCGTTCGGGTGGTGGTGCGTGGATTGGTTCGGTTTTGGTTTCGCGGCTTGactttacttatttttttctcggtCGATCGCGTCAGTGCTTCGGAAGAGATATCTGTAACAGTGCTGTTAAAGTGTCATGTTACGTCAGGTGAATGCAGAGAATTTTTCAAGGCGAGTGACACGTTCACGTTGCGCGACAGCAggttaaattaaaattagtaATCGGGGACAGGCAGGCTTATCGCCTGCTGCAGATACGCGGCGTATCGGTGTGAATTTATATCACGGTTCATTGTCGTGATTGGCTGGGGGCGTGCGTATTTTTAGGGTTCTTGGTCGTGCACTCGTGCCGGGACAAGATGTTTCACTTCACGTCCGTCGTCGTCCGTGGGTGGTGACGTAGGCGAAAGCTTGTGTTGGTTTCGTTTTGTTTAATCCAAGGAGGGAGCTGTCGAGCTTTTGGGGTGCCACGTACGCACGTCCGACCCGGAGAAATTTAGCCGTGGAGCCGCCGGTGAAAAATTATCGATGTTTACTGGAGTTACGACTAGGTCAGTTGTTTGGAATAGTAACCAGTCAAGGTCACCGGCAATCTGGATCCAACTGGACGGATTGGACGGATTTTGGATATATCTTTTTCACTTGCTTATacttaacttaaaatttgattttttaaattttatatttaaagttgattttaagatttcttttatcgtagtttgttttttattttttatttttaaatcactaagaacacatatacaaaatttttatttataagttattcggttgcaaatatattgtttcactTTTCCGCAAAAGGTGAAACAATAACCACCATATACTCCGCGTactcaaataaatatacttaatAGTGAACATATTCtagtaaaataattttgaatacaCTCTAAAACCTTGTCCAGACTCATGGTAATAAGATATGACACATTAGTATAATAGGTTTGTTTACTTaggaacggaggaagtatgcCTCTTTAATTTCTTCTCTAACTGTAAGAAGAGCGAACAtaatataacttataaattttggtcAAGTCATGCGTAGCAGATGAAGCAATACGGCGGTATTCGCTTGCGGAACTGGGCAGTAGGTTACCGGATACCACCAATCCATTGGTTGGCAAGCTGATGAAGTCATCTGATGAATTTGTTTACAGAAGGTATGATTTCATCATAATTTCACCACAGATCTTCCAGGGCGAAAGTACCTTTTGAGATGATTCACGCAGAAGGTTTTGATCGGTCGTCGGGGTCGCCATTTCAGTGGGACACGGACCACGGTAACGGGCGGCCGTGCGTTTCTGGGCTTAAGATAATGCGGATCTTGTGATGGGCCAGTACCACCATTTGGGCTACAATAgctggaggaaaaaaaaagtcttggttatcttttcgtttcatTTGCAAGCCCAAAATGAAGTGGATGCTCGTGTTCTCCAGCAAATGCAAACCAAAGCAACGCCGTCTTTTCACCTCGGatgtctgaaactctgaaccTTTTTTGTTCTAAAACCCCAGCCAGGCAGAACAGTCTGCTGGTCATTTTGCTCATCCCATGGCTGCCGCCGATCCCGTCGTCGCggacaccgccgcctccgcatCCACCTTCGCCGCCATATCTTCGGACTCTGAATCCGAcgacctccacctcctcctcccgaatctcctcccttccgccgccgccgcctccaaaTCGGACGCGCAGCTGCTCCACCACTTCCACCTCCCCGACCTTCCGTCCCCTGTCACCGTCCGcaccctcccctctctcgGCCTCACCTTCCAGCTCTGGCCGTCGGCCACCACCCTCCTCCGCGTGCtgccggcctccccgcacctcctcccgcccgcgcccgccccgGGGAGCCCGCTTGGTATCCTCGAGCTCGGctccggcaccggcgccgctGGCCTCTCCCTGGCCGCGGCGCTCCCGGCCCACGCCGTCCTCTCGGATCTCCCCGCGGCGCTCCCCAACCTCCGCCACAACGCCGACCTCAACGCGCCCCTCCTGGACGCCCGCGGCGGCTCCGTCTCCGTCGTCCCGCTCCCGTGGGGCGACGCCGCGGCGATGGAGGCCGTCGCGGCCGTTTCTCGGTTCGACCTCGTCGTGGCGTCGGACGTGGTCTACTACGAGGCGTTGGTTGACCCCTTGATAGAGACGCTGCGGTTCTTCGTCAAGGGTGAGGTGGTGTTCGTGATGGCGCACATGAGGAGGTGGAAGCGCACGGACAAGAAATTCTTCGCCAAGGCGAGGAAGGTGTTCGACGTCGAGGTGGTACACGAGGACCCGCCGCTCGAAGGGTGGCGCCATGGGCCGGTGGTCTACCGCTTTACCGAGAAGAAGCAGCATGGCaagaagtgaagaagctgCCTAAAGGTAATGTCTGCctgctgcttgcttgcttgcgtTCGTGCTGTTGTTGTTTGTTGCGAAAGATCGTATTCGAATAAttaaacagagaaaaaaatggttctTGTGAATTGCGATACATTGTGCAACTGAGGCCCAAAGTTGCTGTATTTGGTTGCATAGGGATCTGGATGTCTCGGGTGCTATCCTTTGTTTTATTCGAGGATTGTGGTTAATTCTCATGGAGTCAGAACGGAGTTTTGGATTTCGGTTGATTTAGGAGAAGCTATCTGATATGAACTCTGAAAAGTATAGAACTTTATGGTTGGGAAGGGACCATCCGAATTTTATAGTTCGAACAACGGAACAAGACTAAGTTAATGGTCCTCAAGGATACAACTCTAGCATGTCTTTGTACTAGCATTAGCATTTGAAATGGTGATGGACAGTTTCCAGTAAATAGATCAATTGCGTGATGCCTCTGCATGCAAGGAAGGAATGCCTGGAGACCGTATGTTACTTCTCATTGGAAGTTCTTTATTCTTTTGTACTATTTTTATGGAATTGGACTGGAAGCCACACAAGTATTATGTTCTcttgctacttttttttttccaaattaatttatacacttcGTAGCAAGTTCCTTTCTTATGGTAGCAAAActgtaaaaaatcatttacatATCTAAATGAGGAACTAGACCTTTTTCTTGTGAACAAAGAAAGCTTTCTGCATCAATATATTGGAAGAGAGCAAAATCAATGCATTAGAATTAACCCTAAGGGAATGCATATACACAGAAATACTGAAATAGTTTACACCAATACATTTTGTTGCTATGTTCTATAGGTAGACAGTCTATACAAATGGTAATTGAATCAATGATGTTCGCAGCATCTAGCTAGAGTCAAATACATGTCTCTttgcagttaaattttagcGCCTCTCAAAAATAGTCAGCACCACACAAATGCAAAGTTGCAAACATAATCAATCATAATACATAGCAAACCTAGTAACCAACCTCTGGTAACCGAACAGAGGGAGGTGCACAAGAATCATTGGTTGCACTGGATGAGCTTGTAGTTCCGTAACCGTTGGGCCTCTCCAGCTCCTTCAGCATCCCATTAGATGAGTATGAAAATCTGCACAGAGAAATTGGTGGTGCAAAATACATTGCCACTGGCATCTTCGGTGGAAGGTCTGGTAATGGTGCTTCAAACTTCAGTACGCTTATGACCTGGTGAATCGAAGGCCGGAGATTATAATCTGGGTGTGCACACCACAGTCCAACAACCATCAAGGAAACAACTTCACGCTCGTCAAATTCACCATCAAACCTTCTATCAACTGCATTAAGTAACTCATTTCTTCCATAAAGATCCCAAACCCATTGAACCAAACTGATCTTGTCATGGTCTTCCTTTGGCACTACGGGCCTCCGTCCACAGGCAATCTCCAGTGCAAGAATACCAAAGCTGTAGACATCAGACTCTTTGCTTGCTTTCCCAGAGGTAACACACTCCGGAGCCATGTAACCCATTGTCCCAGCTAGCACTGTAGTTTGTAAGCCTCGGTCATGGTCCACAAGCCGTGCGAGCCCAAAGTCCCCAAGCTTAGCAGTGAATCCAGAATCAAGCATCACATTGCTTGGCTTGATATCACGGTGTACAACACATTGTTCCCACTCCTCGTGGAGATACAGGAGGGCAGATGCAACACCTATGGTTATCTTGAATCGCAATGGCCATGCAAAAAGGTTTCCACTGTCATAGAGGTGTTTGTCTAAGCTCCTGTTTGGCATAAACTCATACACTAACAAGAACTCCCCGTTCTCATGACACCACCCCACAAGTTGCACAAGGTTCCGATGCCTCAATCTGCTGATGATCTTGACCTCAGAGATGTACTCCTTCCTCCCCTGCGTCGACCCTTTTGCTACTCGTTTTATGGCAATTTCAATGTTTTGATCCTTCAAGAAACCCTGGTACACAGCACCGAAACCCCCTTCTCCAAGCTTTCTCTCCTCAGCAAAGTTGTTCGTTGCGGCTATGAGTTCATTGTATCGGAATCTCCTTGGGCCCCTGCCTTTCTCAAACTCACTGTCAATGGACTCATCACAATCTagcttctcttcttccttctctcttGACCTCCTAATCCTTCTAACTGTTCTAAAATGTAGAAAGAAGTAAACCAAGCCCATAGAGCAAACAACAGCACTAGCGCTGGTAGACAAGCTTATGACCAATATAGCTTTTGTTTTCCCAGTCTTCATCAGGTGCACATCTGTAGAATCAAATTCCCAGTAAAGAATCTGATGCAGCTCTACAAATTTACCTGTAGAAGCAGAAAATCCGATGGCCACCTTGTCTGTGAGATATTCCCTGAGATCAACCGAATACGATAGGCTGGAGTTACCACTGAATTGTGGGTTGTCCTGATATGACAAGAAAACACTCAAGTTCTTTGAATTTGCATGGTAAGTTACCCAAGCATTGGCTATCCGACCATCGTTGATACTGCTTTTCCATGTCACATTTGCTACAGATACAATTGAGTGGATGTTGATGCCTACATGGTTGCCATCTGGATCCCATGTGTTCTTGTGGCTGTCAAACTCAACAGCCACAATCTGGTTGAGTGGATTGTTCTGATCATTGCTATTGTTGAAGAGGCCAAGATAACCATCTATTGAGCTATTGGGGACCACAGAAGGGTATGATGAGAGGAAGAAGGCTAGTCCTTCACCGTACGAACTGTCGTTCGTGGGTGCATATAACTTGAATGTGAAGCGGGTTGTGAAGTTGGCTAACTGACCAGTGGTGCTGTCCCAGAGAGGCACTGGATCGGTGTAGACTGCTCGGCCTACACTCTGAGTGATTTTTCCATTCAACTCATCCTTGGTGAGCTTGACTGCTTTGTTGTAGAAAGCATCCTCCTGAAACTGAACTGTGGCTGATCCATTATGATTTGATTCGGTGAAGTTCAACTTGAAGGACAGAGGACTCACATGGGCAATTTccagggagagggagaagtaG includes:
- the LOC102709188 gene encoding L-type lectin-domain containing receptor kinase IX.1 → MRSRTKAACLFALYFSLSLEIAHVSPLSFKLNFTESNHNGSATVQFQEDAFYNKAVKLTKDELNGKITQSVGRAVYTDPVPLWDSTTGQLANFTTRFTFKLYAPTNDSSYGEGLAFFLSSYPSVVPNSSIDGYLGLFNNSNDQNNPLNQIVAVEFDSHKNTWDPDGNHVGINIHSIVSVANVTWKSSINDGRIANAWVTYHANSKNLSVFLSYQDNPQFSGNSSLSYSVDLREYLTDKVAIGFSASTGKFVELHQILYWEFDSTDVHLMKTGKTKAILVISLSTSASAVVCSMGLVYFFLHFRTVRRIRRSREKEEEKLDCDESIDSEFEKGRGPRRFRYNELIAATNNFAEERKLGEGGFGAVYQGFLKDQNIEIAIKRVAKGSTQGRKEYISEVKIISRLRHRNLVQLVGWCHENGEFLLVYEFMPNRSLDKHLYDSGNLFAWPLRFKITIGVASALLYLHEEWEQCVVHRDIKPSNVMLDSGFTAKLGDFGLARLVDHDRGLQTTVLAGTMGYMAPECVTSGKASKESDVYSFGILALEIACGRRPVVPKEDHDKISLVQWVWDLYGRNELLNAVDRRFDGEFDEREVVSLMVVGLWCAHPDYNLRPSIHQVISVLKFEAPLPDLPPKMPVAMYFAPPISLCRFSYSSNGMLKELERPNGYGTTSSSSATNDSCAPPSVRLPEVGY
- the LOC102699800 gene encoding protein-lysine methyltransferase C42C1.13-like, translated to MAAADPVVADTAASASTFAAISSDSESDDLHLLLPNLLPSAAAASKSDAQLLHHFHLPDLPSPVTVRTLPSLGLTFQLWPSATTLLRVLPASPHLLPPAPAPGSPLGILELGSGTGAAGLSLAAALPAHAVLSDLPAALPNLRHNADLNAPLLDARGGSVSVVPLPWGDAAAMEAVAAVSRFDLVVASDVVYYEALVDPLIETLRFFVKGEVVFVMAHMRRWKRTDKKFFAKARKVFDVEVVHEDPPLEGWRHGPVVYRFTEKKQHGKK